The following proteins are encoded in a genomic region of Ictalurus punctatus breed USDA103 chromosome 15, Coco_2.0, whole genome shotgun sequence:
- the slc35c2 gene encoding solute carrier family 35 member C2, producing MAYLMSIICRALRTVGLVLFFYVFSIGITFYNKWLMKDFHYPLFMTLFHLIIIFCLSAMTRCAMQCWTRKPRVTLSWKDYIYKVAPTALATALDIGLSNWSFLFITISLYTMTKSSAVLFILFFSLLFKLEEPNPFLILVVLLIAVGLFMFTLKSTQFNLEGFIMVLLASFIGGIRWTLTQLLIQKAELGLQNPIDTMYHLQPLMFMGLFPLFMFNEGLNLSTTEKLFRVNELNPLLYSLLVLFVGGSLAFGLGFSEFLLVSRTSSLTLSIAGIFKEVCTLLLAVEFMGDKMSTVNWLGFVVCLSGISLHVGLKTYYNKGNGTTVRSLPGRENPDMELPLLISRDDCSEAENEG from the exons ATGGCATACCTAATGTCCATCATCTGTCGGGCTCTCCGCACTGTAGGCCTGGTCCTTTTCTTCTACGTCTTCTCCATCGGGATCACTTTCTACAACAAGTGGCTCATGAAG GACTTCCACTATCCTTTGTTCATGACCCTGTTCCACCTCATCATCATATTTTGTTTGTCTGCGATGACACGGTGTGCCATGCAGTGCTGGACACGGAAACCTAGAGTCACTCTAAGCTGGAAGGACTACATTTACAAGGTGGCACCAACAG CACTGGCTACTGCTTTGGACATTGGACTATCCAATTGGAGCTTCCTTTTCATCACTATCAGTCT ATACACAATGACCAAGTCTTCTGCTGTGCtcttcattctctttttctccctgCTCTTCAAATTGGAAGAACCG aaCCCATTCCTGATCCTGGTAGTGCTGCTGATAGCTGTTggattatttatgtttacactTAAGTCCACTCAATTTAACCTGGAGGGCTTTATCATGGTCCTGCTGGCCTCCTTTATCGGCGGGATCCGCTGGACCCTCACACAGCTCCTCATACAGAAAGCAGAGCTCG GGCTCCAGAACCCTATAGACACCATGTATCACCTGCAGCCGCTCATGTTCATGGGACTGTTTCCTCTTTTCATGTTCAATGAGG gGCTGAATCTGAGTACAACAGAGAAGCTGTTCCGGGTGAATGAGCTCAATCCGCTGCTCTACTCTCTCCTGGTTCTGTTTGTGGGAGGTTCTTTGGCCTTTGGGCTCGGTTTCTCCGAGTTCCTGCTTGTCTCCCGTACGTCCAGCCTCACGCTCTCCATCGCAGGCATATTTAAG GAGGTGTGCACTTTGCTGCTTGCAGTAGAATTTATGGGAGACAAAATGAGCACAGTGAACTGGTTGGGGTTTGTTGTTTGTCTGTCGGGTATCTCGCTACACGTGGGTCTCAAGACATACTACAAcaaag gtAATGGAACTACAGTAAGATCACTGCCAGGCAGAGAAAACCCAGACATGGAGCTCCCTCTTCTTATTTCCAGAGATGATTGCTCTGAGGCAGAGAATGAGGGCTAA
- the taf13 gene encoding transcription initiation factor TFIID subunit 13, whose protein sequence is MAEEDDDPGFDEELDEGGNGADAGHGRRKRLFSKELRCMMYGFGDDQNPYTESVDILEDLVIEFITEMTHKAMSIGRQGRVQVEDIVFLIRKDPRKFARVKDLLTMNEELKRARKAFDEANYGS, encoded by the coding sequence ATGGCGGAGGAAGACGACGATCCCGGCTTTGATGAGGAGTTGGATGAAGGGGGAAACGGTGCAGACGCGGGTCACGGCAGAAGGAAGAGACTGTTCTCGAAAGAGCTTCGTTGTATGATGTATGGCTTCGGCGACGACCAGAATCCGTACACAGAGTCCGTGGATATTCTGGAGGACCTGGTGATCGAGTTCATCACTGAGATGACCCATAAAGCCATGTCCATCGGACGCCAAGGCCGCGTTCAGGTGGAGGACATCGTCTTCCTCATCCGGAAAGACCCGAGAAAGTTTGCGAGGGTGAAAGATCTGCTGACGATGAATGAGGAGCTCAAGAGAGCCAGAAAAGCCTTTGATGAAGCCAACTACGGGTCCTGA
- the tnnc2.2 gene encoding troponin C, skeletal muscle — MTDAQQEARSYLSEEMLAEFKAAFDMFDTDGGGDISTKELGTVMRMLGQNPTREELNEIIEEVDEDGSGTIDFEEFLVMMVRLLKEDQAGKSEEELAECFRVFDKNADGYIDRDEFAEIIRSTGESITDEEIDELLKDGDKNSDGMLDFDEFLKMMENVQ; from the exons ATG ACTGACGCGCAACAGGAGGCCCGCTCCTACCTGAGCGAGGAGATGCTCGCCG AGTTCAAAGCTGCCTTCGATATGTTTGATACCGACGGTGGCGGCGACATCAGCACCAAGGAGTTGGGTACCGTGATGAGGATGTTGGGTCAGAATCCAACCAGAGAGGAGTTGAATGAGATCATTGAGGAAGTCGATGAGGACG GCAGCGGTACTATTGACTTTGAGGAGTTCTTGGTCATGATGGTGAGGCTCCTAAAGGAGGACCAGGCTGGCAAGAGTGAGGAAGAGTTGGCAGAATGCTTCCGTGTGTTTGACAA GAACGCTGACGGCTACATTGACAGAGATGAGTTCGCCGAGATCATCCGCAGCACTGGCGAGTCTATCACAGATGAGGAGATTGATGAGCTGCTGAAGGATGGAGACAAAAACTCTGATGGCATGCTGGACTTTGATG aattccTCAAGATGATGGAGAATGTGCAGTAA
- the LOC108275548 gene encoding troponin C, skeletal muscle: MPTEAQTDARSFLSEDMITEFKAAFDMFDTDGGGDISTKELGTVMRMLGQNPSREELDAIIEEVDEDGSGTIDFEEFLVMMVQQMKEDQAGKSEEELSECFRIFDKNGDGFIDREEFTDILRSTGEPITEEEIEELMIDGDTNKDGKIDFDEFLKMMENIQ, translated from the exons ATG CCGACTGAAGCCCAGACCGATGCCCGCTCCTTCCTGAGCGAGGACATGATCACTG AGTTTAAAGCTGCCTTCGATATGTTTGATACTGATGGAGGCGGTGACATCAGCACCAAGGAGTTGGGAACCGTGATGAGGATGTTGGGTCAGAATCCAAGCAGAGAGGAGCTGGATGCCATCATTGAGGAGGTTGATGAAGATG GCAGTGGCACCATTGACTTCGAGGAGTTCTTGGTGATGATGGTGCAACAGATGAAGGAAGATCAGGCAGGCAAGAGCGAGGAAGAGCTGTCTGAATGCTTCCGTATCTTTGACAA GAATGGAGATGGTTTCATTGACCGTGAGGAGTTTACTGACATCCTACGTTCCACTGGAGAGCCAATAACAGAGGAGGAGATAGAAGAGCTCATGATAGATGGTGACACAAACAAAGATGGCAAAATTGACTTTGATG AGTTTTTGAAAATGATGGAGAACATTCAGTAA